Proteins encoded in a region of the bacterium genome:
- a CDS encoding sigma-70 family RNA polymerase sigma factor produces the protein MVASKKHSSHVEKKAKKATRSKQNKSISRAAKKHTAVQTRIAFKKGVHGKSHKHETKPIKPKIVVKLTAEEILASTAVGDLLRKGQQVGFVTEEEIMRAIPEVEDNIEALEMFYDKLSSRGLRIEEPVSSLIDYELPSENKEEEKPKVKGKKAEPAKGRHTATKSGDDNVIDISNISNDSVQMYLREIGKVPLLRSEEEVELAKRAEKGDQEARKRLAEANLRLVVSIAKKYTGRKNLSLLDLIQEGNLGLFRAVDKFDYRRGYKFSTYGTWWIRQAITRALADQSRTIRIPVHMVETINKFTQVQRRLLQDLGRDPLPEEIAVEMKLPVDKIQHIMKISQETVSIDQTVGDDEEDSTLGDFIEDEEAVTPEQAASREILSEHVMEVLSDLAAREQKILEMRFGLKDGIHHTLEEVGKEFDVTRERIRQIEAKALEKIRQHRTLRKLRDY, from the coding sequence ATGGTAGCTTCAAAAAAGCATTCCTCACACGTCGAGAAGAAAGCCAAAAAGGCTACTCGGTCAAAGCAGAATAAGTCAATCTCAAGGGCGGCAAAAAAACATACAGCCGTACAAACTAGAATTGCGTTTAAAAAAGGCGTTCACGGTAAGTCGCACAAGCACGAAACCAAACCAATTAAACCAAAGATCGTAGTAAAATTAACCGCGGAAGAAATTTTAGCTTCCACGGCTGTTGGGGATTTGTTGCGCAAGGGGCAACAGGTTGGTTTTGTGACCGAAGAAGAAATTATGCGCGCCATTCCGGAAGTGGAAGATAATATTGAGGCGCTCGAAATGTTTTACGACAAACTTTCTAGCCGTGGGTTGCGCATTGAGGAACCGGTTAGCTCACTCATCGATTATGAATTGCCCAGTGAAAACAAAGAAGAAGAAAAACCTAAAGTAAAAGGGAAAAAAGCGGAACCCGCGAAAGGAAGACATACGGCTACTAAAAGTGGCGACGACAACGTGATCGATATCAGTAATATCAGTAACGATTCCGTGCAAATGTATTTACGGGAAATTGGCAAAGTACCGCTACTGCGTTCCGAAGAAGAAGTGGAATTGGCCAAGCGCGCGGAAAAAGGCGATCAAGAAGCCCGCAAGAGACTGGCGGAAGCCAATTTGCGTTTAGTTGTTTCTATTGCCAAAAAATATACCGGCCGCAAAAATCTTTCCTTGCTTGATTTGATTCAAGAAGGTAATTTGGGTTTGTTTCGCGCGGTTGATAAATTTGATTATCGTCGCGGTTATAAGTTTTCGACATATGGCACTTGGTGGATTCGCCAAGCGATTACTCGCGCCTTAGCCGATCAATCTCGCACAATTCGTATTCCGGTGCACATGGTGGAAACAATTAATAAGTTTACCCAGGTTCAACGCCGTTTACTGCAAGACCTTGGTCGCGATCCGTTGCCGGAAGAAATTGCCGTGGAAATGAAACTCCCGGTCGACAAGATTCAACATATTATGAAAATCTCGCAAGAAACGGTGTCCATCGATCAAACTGTCGGTGATGACGAAGAAGACTCAACACTCGGTGACTTTATTGAAGACGAAGAAGCGGTAACGCCCGAACAAGCGGCGTCCCGTGAAATTTTGAGTGAACACGTGATGGAAGTGTTGTCCGATCTCGCCGCCCGTGAACAAAAAATTCTGGAAATGCGTTTCGGTTTGAAAGACGGCATTCATCACACTTTGGAAGAAGTCGGAAAAGAATTTGACGTCACCCGCGAACGTATTCGCCAAATAGAAGCAAAGGCACTAGAAAAAATCCGCCAGCACAGAACGCTCCGTAAGCTCCGCGATTACTAA